One region of Ananas comosus cultivar F153 linkage group 9, ASM154086v1, whole genome shotgun sequence genomic DNA includes:
- the LOC109715149 gene encoding protein CHROMATIN REMODELING 35-like, which translates to MELRNEDKNKKFASNATALQSDGVNKEQHSGNIINFSNGFALSGILERLDNGRYGSVTKEYESIHAHRVQFINFLSGLQQSHANPFLGKVSNTVTGGSNRCSNSSAGLNRKAPAPTEVIDLDEDNVDDSANHSVEVAEEKSHEKVPETGTGPSDSCPENKEKDNSSVIDIDSDDDDANRQAGRKHASFPQSTVLDFRAWRPNNLLNQLKQAMVVAQESNFNQLVPYNHTNASFAGRTAPRADWQPTVQYQKVVLQKVSEEQRLQDVVDETQAVNRIQRQEIEDHSGRKRKRRKSAANSTMTPVGMQENSTIFSSVVENHLPIMQSSQQHETDVPESDGLEDLWNDMSLAMEFSKIASPDEPSIVQTEECSHSYVLEDDLGLVCRVCGVIQKSIDTIFDYQWIKGTRVARTRISGSSKDVDDDVEYGPLKVSEDDFTVEDISIHPRHSKQMKPHQLEGFNFLVRNLVTDKPSGCILAHAPGSGKTFMLISFIQSFLAKYPFARPLVVLPKGILPTWKKEFQRWQVEDIPLYDFYSVKADSRAEQLEVLTRWQENKSILFLGYKQFSTIICGAAASKVAAACQERLLKVPSLLILDEGHTPRNEDTYVLDSLAKVQTRRKVVLSGTLFQNHVREVFNILNLVRPKFLRFEGSRAIVKRVLSRVAIAGNRRLSKGAVDNMFYDLVEETLQNDENFRRKITVIQDLREMTKDVLHYYKGDFLDELPGLVDFTVLLNLTAKQKQTIRKLEKYEKFKRSAVGTAVYMHPHLLSISENAVADRAASFKDENIDNLIEALDARDGVKAKFFLNILALTESSGEKLLAFSQYILPLKFLERLMVKEKGWHVGKHIFIISGDSSSENREWSMEQFNNSPDARVLLGSIKACGEGISLVGASRVVILDVHLNPSVMRQAIGRAFRPGQTKKVYTYRLVAADSPEEEVHNTSFRKELIAKMWFEWSEYCSRQEFELDSVDIDSCQDVFLESSQLSEDIKALYRR; encoded by the exons ATGGAACTCCGCAATGAAGATAAGAACAAGAAATTTGCATCAAATGCGACAGCTTTGCAGTCTGATGGTGTAAACAAGGAACAACATTCTGGGAATATTATAAACTTTTCAAATGGTTTTGCTTTATCCGGTATTCTAGAGAGACTGGACAATGGAAGATATGGGAGTGTAACCAAAGAGTATGAAAGCATTCATGCTCATAGGGTGCAGTTTATCAATTTCTTATCTGGATTACAACAATCGCATGCAAATCCTTTTCTAGGTAAAGTTTCTAACACAGTGACCGGTGGCTCAAATAGATGTTCTAATTCATCAGCTGGACTAAATCGTAAAGCTCCAGCTCCTACAGAAGTAATTGATTTGGATGAAGACAACGTCGATGATTCAGCCAATCATTCTGTTGAAGTTGCAGAAGAGAAATCACATGAGAAAGTGCCAGAAACTGGTACTGGTCCTTCAGATTCTTGCCcggaaaacaaagaaaaagataattCGTCAGTTATAGATATTGATTCAGATGACGATGATGCAAACCGCCAAGCAGGAAGGAAACATGCTTCCTTTCCTCAAAGCACGGTACTTGATTTTCGAGCGTGGAGACCAAATAATCTATTGAATCAGCTAAAACAGGCTATGGTGGTAGCTCAGGAAAGTAATTTTAACCAGCTCGTTCCATATAACCATACAAATGCTAGCTTCGCTGGCCGTACTGCTCCAAGAGCTGATTGGCAGCCCACAGTGCAATATCAGAAAGTTGTACTTCAAAAAGTGTCTGAAGAGCAGCGGTTGCAAGATGTTGTG GATGAAACTCAAGCAGTGAACAGAATTCAAAGGCAAGAAATTGAAGATCATAGTGGtcgaaagagaaagaggagaaaatcAGCTGCGAATTCAACTATGACTCCTGTGGGTATGCAAGAAAATTCAACAATTTTTTCATCTGTGGTCGAAAACCATTTGCCAATTATGCAGAGTTCCCAGCAGCATGAGACAGATGTACCGGAAAGTGATGGTCTAGAAGATCTCTGGAACGACATGTCATTAGCAATGGAATTTTCAAAG ATTGCCTCACCAGATGAGCCATCTATTGTTCAAACAGAAGAATGCAGCCATTCTTATGTTCTTGAGGATGATCTCGGCCTTGTTTGCCGTGTGTGTGGAGTTATTCAGAAAAGTATCGACACTATTTTTGACTATCAATGGATAAAG GGAACACGGGTGGCAAGGACCCGCATATCTGGATCATCAAAGGATGTAGATGACGATGTTGAATATGGCCCACTTAAAGTTTCCGAAGATGATTTTACAGTGGAAGATATTTCTATCCACCCTAGGCACTCAAAGCAAATGAAGCCGCATCAGTTAGAAGGATTCAATTTCTTGGTCAGAAATTTGGTTACTGACAAGCCGAGTGGTTGCATCCTAGCTCATGCACCTGGCTCAGGAAAAACCTTCATGCTCATAAGCTTTATCCAAAGCTTCCTAGCCAAGTACCCTTTTGCGCGGCCCCTTGTTGTTCTCCCTAAAGGAATTCTCCCTACATGGAAAAAAGAGTTCCAGCGATGGCAAGTGGAGGACATACCTTTATATGATTTTTACTCTGTTAAGGCTGATAGCAGAGCAGAACAGTTGGAGGTATTGACTAGATGGCAAGAGAACAAGAGCATTTTATTCTTGGGTTATAAGCAGTTTTCGACTATAATATGTGGTGCTGCAGCCAGTAAAGTAGCTGCTGCTTGCCAAGAAAGGCTCTTAAAAGTTCCGAGTCTTCTCATACTTGATGAAGGCCACACGCCGCGAAATGAAGACACTTACGTGCTAGATTCACTTGCTAAAGTTCAAACTCGGCGAAAAGTAGTGCTTTCTGGTACCTTGTTTCAAAATCATGTTAGGGAAGTGTTTAATATTTTGAACCTTGTGCGCCCAAAGTTTTTAAGGTTCGAGGGTTCGCGAGCTATTGTTAAGAGGGTCCTTAGCAGGGTAGCCATAGCGGGTAATAGGAGGCTTTCCAAAGGAGCTGTGGATAACATGTTCTATGATTTAGTGGAGGAGACTTTGCAAAATGACGAAAATTTTAGGAGAAAAATTACCGTTATTCAGGACCTCAGGGAAATGACGAAGGACGTTCTTCATTACTATAAAGGTGATTTCTTGGATGAATTGCCGGGGCTGGTTGATTTTACTGTGCTTTTGAATTTAACCGCAAAGCAGAAACAAACTATTCGCAAGTTAGAAAAGTATGAGAAGTTCAAAAGAAGTGCTGTGGGAACTGCTGTTTACATGCATCCACACCTTTTGAGCATTTCAGAGAATGCGGTGGCGGACAGGGCTGCTTCATTTAAAGATGAAAACATTGATAATTTGATTGAAGCATTGGATGCAAGAGATGGCGTGAAAGCTAAATTTTTCCTAAACATCTTGGCTCTCACCGAGTCTTCTGGCGAGAAGCTACTCGCCTTTAGTCAATACATTCTCCCTTTGAAATTCTTGGAAAGGCTGAtggtgaaagaaaaaggatggcatgTAGGAAagcatatatttattatttctggTGATTCAAGTTCTGAGAATAGAGAGTGGTCGATGGAGCAATTCAACAATTCCCCTGATGCTAGGGTTCTTCTCGGCTCAATCAAGGCTTGTGGTGAGGGTATATCTCTTGTAGGTGCATCTAGGGTTGTGATTTTAGACGTTCATCTGAACCCTTCGGTTATGCGCCAAGCTATCGGGCGTGCGTTTCGGCCGGGCCAAACGAAGAAAGTGTACACGTACCGGTTGGTGGCCGCTGATTCCCCAGAGGAGGAAGTCCATAATACCTCGTTTCGGAAGGAGTTGATTGCGAAAATGTGGTTTGAGTGGAGCGAGTACTGTAGCCGCCAGGAGTTTGAATTGGACTCCGTTGATATCGATAGCTGTCAAGATGTGTTCCTGGAGAGCTCCCAATTAAGCGAAGATATAAAGGCTCTGTACAGAAG